In Equus przewalskii isolate Varuska chromosome 6, EquPr2, whole genome shotgun sequence, one DNA window encodes the following:
- the RBMXL2 gene encoding RNA-binding motif protein, X-linked-like-2, protein MVEADRPGKLFIGGLNPETDEKALEAEFGKYGRIIEVLLMKDRETSKSRGFAFVTFESPADAKAAARDMNGKSLDGKAIKVAQATKPAFESGRRGPPLSRSRGRPRGLRGTRGGGGGPRRPPSRGGPADDGGYPGDFDPRPSRAPMPLKRGPPPPRRAGPPPKRAAPSGPPRSGAGGMRGRAAAARGRDGYVGPLRREPPPPRRDPYLGPREEGYSPRDGYSSRDYPSARDPREFAPSPREYTYRDYGHSGARDDCPSRGYGDRDGYGVRDRDYADHPSGGSYRDPFESYGDPRSAGPARGPPPSYGGGGGRYDEYRGCSPDAYGGGRDGYGGGRSDHYSRGRDRVGRVDRGLPSSMERGCPPPRDSYCRSGRRAPRGGGRLGSRSERGGGRSRY, encoded by the coding sequence ATGGTGGAAGCGGATCGCCCCGGGAAGCTCTTCATTGGCGGGCTCAACCCCGAAACCGACGAGAAAGCCCTCGAGGCAGAGTTTGGCAAGTATGGCCGCATCATCGAGGTGCTCTTGATGAAAGATCGAGAAACCAGCAAGTCCAGGGGCTTCGCGTTCGTCACCTTCGAAAGCCCCGCAGACGCCAAGGCCGCCGCCAGAGACATGAACGGCAAGTCCCTGGATGGTAAGGCCATCAAGGTGGCCCAGGCCACCAAGCCGGCGTTTGAGAGCGGCCGGCGGGGCCCGCCGCTGTCCCGCAGCCGCGGTCGCCCGCGGGGCCTGCGCGGGACccgcgggggcggcggcggcccgcGGCGACCCCCGTCCCGGGGCGGGCCGGCCGACGACGGCGGCTACCCCGGGGATTTCGACCCGCGGCCCTCCAGGGCCCCTATGCCCCTGAAGcgcgggccgccgccgccgcgcaggGCCGGGCCGCCCCCCAAGAGGGCCGCGCCGTCGGGCCCGCCCCGCAGCGGCGCCGGTGGAATGCGCGGGCGGGCCGCGGCCGCGCGCGGGCGAGACGGCTATGTGGGCCCGCTGCGCCGGGAGCCGCCGCCCCCGCGCCGGGACCCCTACCTGGGTCCCCGGGAGGAGGGCTACTCGCCGAGGGACGGCTACTCGAGCCGAGACTACCCGAGCGCCCGCGACCCGCGCGAGTTTGCCCCCTCGCCCAGAGAGTACACCTACCGCGACTACGGCCACTCCGGCGCCCGGGACGACTGTCCATCGAGAGGCTACGGCGACCGCGACGGCTACGGGGTTCGCGACCGCGACTACGCGGATCATCCGAGCGGAGGCTCCTACCGAGACCCCTTCGAGAGCTACGGGGACCCGCGCAGCGCCGGCCCCGCGCGGGGGCCCCCGCCATCTTACGGCGGCGGCGGAGGCCGCTACGACGAGTACCGGGGCTGCTCCCCCGACGCCTACGGCGGCGGCCGCGACGGTTACGGCGGTGGCCGGAGCGACCACTACTCGAGGGGCCGCGACCGGGTAGGCAGAGTGGATCGCGGGCTGCCCTCGTCCATGGAGAGGGGGTGCCCCCCGCCGCGCGATTCTTACTGCCGGTCGGGCCGCAGGGCCCCCCGGGGCGGAGGCCGCCTAGGAAGCCGCTCGGAGAGAGGGGGAGGCCGGAGCAGATACTAA